A part of Vulcanisaeta moutnovskia 768-28 genomic DNA contains:
- a CDS encoding type II toxin-antitoxin system RelE family toxin: protein MNSYRVEFSREAERSLRDLPNDACDRILERINELASNPICE from the coding sequence ATGAATAGTTACAGGGTGGAGTTTTCGCGAGAAGCAGAGAGGTCATTGAGGGATCTCCCTAATGATGCGTGTGATAGGATCCTAGAGAGGATTAATGAGCTAGCCAGCAACCCAATTTGCGAGTAA
- a CDS encoding HEPN domain-containing protein encodes MPRLLTRGIAAQLAVKALLIKLGIEPPRTHNIRSLLSLVVNRLGGNVGEDVRDFVSSNRRELIILEDSRSLGQYGIPSIDRDRAEIAVKTTEAVVDLVRRLWSL; translated from the coding sequence ATGCCGCGGCTGTTAACGCGGGGGATCGCGGCTCAATTAGCCGTTAAGGCGCTACTCATTAAGCTGGGCATTGAACCTCCAAGGACGCATAATATTAGGTCTTTACTGAGTTTGGTGGTTAATCGGTTAGGAGGTAATGTGGGTGAGGATGTTAGGGATTTCGTGAGTAGCAATCGTAGGGAGTTGATAATACTTGAGGATTCGAGGAGCCTTGGGCAGTATGGGATACCCAGTATTGATAGGGATAGGGCTGAGATTGCTGTTAAAACCACGGAGGCCGTGGTTGATCTAGTGAGGAGGTTATGGAGCCTATAA
- a CDS encoding ABC transporter ATP-binding protein — translation MQAIMTRKLRRSFGSKEVLRGIDLDVDYGVIAALLGPNGAGKTTLIRILTTELMPHGGEAYVAGFDVVRQVSEVRRRIAVIPQDARPISYMTPYEFVYSYLLLRGLSRSDAREATRNSLDELGLWELRNTPVYQLSGGMMRRVLVAAVLASNAEVVFLDEPTVGLDAASRRIVWNSLRRYSNGGASIFLTTHYIEEAEQISDIVLLIDNGLVITRGRPSELIEKLPGKYVVEYPASMSNGSCIRVGSSCFSFVNSLDEVGNGALRVSPKSLEHYVLVTIKSWGEESEEG, via the coding sequence ATGCAGGCAATAATGACAAGAAAATTGAGGAGGAGTTTCGGCAGCAAGGAGGTTTTGAGGGGTATAGATCTTGATGTTGATTATGGCGTGATAGCCGCATTACTCGGCCCAAATGGGGCAGGTAAGACGACGTTGATCAGGATATTAACGACAGAGTTGATGCCACATGGTGGTGAGGCCTATGTTGCTGGTTTCGATGTTGTTAGGCAAGTCTCTGAGGTTAGGCGTAGAATTGCCGTAATACCCCAGGACGCTAGGCCCATATCCTACATGACTCCCTACGAATTCGTTTACTCATACTTACTACTCCGCGGCCTATCAAGGAGTGATGCTAGAGAAGCGACCCGGAATTCACTTGATGAACTTGGTCTTTGGGAACTTAGGAATACCCCTGTTTATCAATTGTCGGGCGGCATGATGAGGAGGGTTCTCGTAGCTGCAGTGCTTGCCTCAAACGCTGAGGTAGTATTTCTCGATGAACCAACAGTCGGTCTTGACGCAGCGTCTAGGCGCATTGTTTGGAATTCCCTGAGGCGATATAGTAATGGTGGCGCTTCGATATTCCTAACGACTCATTACATCGAGGAGGCTGAGCAGATATCGGATATTGTCCTCCTAATAGATAATGGTCTAGTAATAACGCGGGGACGGCCTAGTGAACTCATTGAGAAATTGCCTGGTAAGTACGTTGTTGAGTACCCAGCATCAATGAGTAATGGCTCATGCATTAGGGTTGGCTCTTCATGTTTCTCCTTCGTGAACTCCCTCGATGAGGTCGGCAATGGTGCTCTTAGAGTTTCGCCAAAGTCCCTTGAGCACTATGTCCTAGTTACTATTAAGTCCTGGGGTGAGGAGAGTGAGGAGGGCTAG
- the rrp4 gene encoding exosome complex RNA-binding protein Rrp4 yields MPLYVSDRQIVLPGDAIATRDYNVGGSVYWDGDVAYSAVVGLINIRSERDVEVIPLSGIYKPRVGDVVIGYVVDIGLTGWVIDIKSPYSAYLPVQEATLKPIDLTTIDLKSLLGIGDIVLARIIDYNLTKDNPVTLTLKEARLGRIENGTLVEIDASKVARVIGRRGSMVSIFSEELNCDVTVGQNGRVWIRCKDPGDEAFIARIIKFIESESHTSGLTDRVRLIVTQYKEKKAGAKTQGSSTSS; encoded by the coding sequence ATGCCTCTCTACGTTAGTGATAGGCAGATAGTGTTGCCGGGGGATGCCATAGCCACTAGGGACTATAATGTTGGTGGTAGTGTTTATTGGGATGGTGATGTAGCTTACTCCGCGGTTGTTGGTCTCATAAACATTAGGAGCGAGAGGGATGTGGAGGTAATACCACTCAGCGGTATTTATAAGCCTAGGGTTGGCGATGTAGTAATTGGTTACGTAGTTGATATAGGGCTCACTGGTTGGGTCATTGATATTAAGTCCCCATACTCAGCATACCTACCTGTCCAGGAAGCTACCCTAAAGCCCATTGACCTAACAACCATTGATTTAAAGAGCCTGCTGGGCATTGGCGATATAGTGCTCGCCAGAATAATAGACTACAACCTAACTAAGGACAACCCAGTAACGTTAACGCTTAAGGAGGCTAGACTTGGTAGGATTGAGAATGGCACACTGGTTGAGATTGACGCTAGTAAGGTGGCCAGGGTAATCGGTAGGAGGGGTTCAATGGTTAGTATATTTAGTGAGGAGCTTAATTGTGACGTCACCGTCGGCCAGAACGGTAGAGTTTGGATTAGGTGTAAAGACCCGGGGGATGAGGCATTTATTGCCAGGATCATAAAGTTCATAGAGAGCGAGAGCCACACGAGTGGGTTAACGGATAGAGTCAGGTTAATAGTGACTCAGTATAAGGAGAAGAAGGCGGGCGCTAAGACTCAGGGCTCATCCACATCCTCTTAA
- a CDS encoding ABC transporter — MRRARGGLRHQLRAVLVLAWLNGLLPILRSPLWTISTLATPISLLILLTVLYRGIGMMMGIVGGLVWTMLSSGTALIADSAYYRLELKFQQMIVATPTSPLAYTIGLALSEAVFTLPGIVLFAVLLALRVVIDLWGALEITASLILLWYAISSIAFYSSTLFTYIRYIWAVVSLLTLALGVLPPVYYPATYLGSAWWIAYLVPTSTSAMIIQNAIGITHYSLLQVGGAYLSSIIWCVMGTILTLRIARWRTP; from the coding sequence GTGAGGAGGGCTAGGGGTGGTTTAAGGCATCAGTTAAGGGCTGTTTTGGTGCTCGCCTGGCTTAATGGGTTGTTGCCGATACTTAGGTCGCCACTGTGGACAATATCGACCCTAGCAACACCAATCTCATTACTCATATTACTCACAGTGCTTTATCGTGGAATTGGTATGATGATGGGCATTGTCGGTGGACTTGTTTGGACAATGCTCTCGAGTGGCACAGCCCTTATCGCTGATTCTGCTTACTATAGACTTGAGCTTAAGTTTCAGCAAATGATTGTGGCAACACCAACAAGTCCACTGGCATATACCATTGGTCTGGCGCTTAGTGAGGCTGTCTTTACATTACCTGGTATTGTATTATTCGCAGTGCTATTGGCGCTTAGGGTAGTTATTGATTTATGGGGTGCCCTGGAGATTACCGCATCATTAATACTCCTTTGGTACGCCATTTCCTCCATAGCCTTCTACTCATCAACCCTATTCACATACATTAGGTATATCTGGGCTGTCGTTAGCCTACTGACGCTGGCGCTTGGGGTATTGCCCCCAGTTTACTACCCAGCCACGTACCTAGGCAGTGCCTGGTGGATTGCCTACCTAGTGCCGACATCAACAAGCGCCATGATAATTCAAAACGCAATTGGGATAACCCATTACTCTCTACTACAGGTGGGTGGTGCGTATCTCTCTAGTATTATTTGGTGTGTGATGGGTACCATCCTAACATTGAGGATTGCCAGGTGGAGAACTCCATAG
- a CDS encoding ribosome assembly factor SBDS, giving the protein MSKRNYVIARYEKDGYVFEILVDPDAALDMRLGKSIGIDKVLITDTIYKDARKGLRASEESLMRVFKTTDPRKVAEFIVKNGELPLTADQRKRLIEQKRKQIIDWISRNCIDTRTRTPVPPQRVETAMQQVDVAIDPFKPIEEQVNAIIKALQKILPLKVAVSVLEVRAPAEYAHKVRGTLSRMGRVVKERFEGDGSLVMQLEIPAGLQDTIIAKVNELTHGSGDVKLMSTS; this is encoded by the coding sequence ATGAGTAAGAGGAATTACGTGATTGCTAGGTATGAGAAGGATGGTTATGTTTTCGAAATACTTGTCGACCCTGACGCAGCCCTGGACATGAGACTTGGCAAGTCTATAGGTATTGATAAGGTGTTGATTACAGACACAATATACAAGGACGCGAGGAAGGGCCTTAGGGCGAGCGAGGAGTCGTTAATGAGGGTTTTCAAGACCACAGACCCCAGGAAGGTTGCCGAGTTCATTGTTAAGAACGGCGAGTTACCGCTCACTGCCGACCAGAGGAAGAGACTCATTGAGCAGAAGAGGAAGCAGATCATTGATTGGATCAGTAGGAACTGCATAGACACTAGGACTAGGACTCCAGTACCTCCACAGAGGGTTGAGACCGCAATGCAGCAGGTGGATGTTGCCATAGACCCATTCAAACCCATTGAGGAGCAGGTAAACGCCATAATAAAGGCTCTGCAAAAGATCCTACCTCTCAAGGTAGCAGTTAGTGTGCTTGAGGTGAGAGCTCCAGCCGAGTATGCGCATAAGGTTAGGGGTACATTATCGAGGATGGGTAGGGTTGTTAAGGAGAGGTTTGAGGGTGATGGATCACTAGTGATGCAACTCGAGATCCCCGCTGGACTTCAGGACACTATTATTGCTAAGGTTAATGAGTTGACTCATGGTTCAGGGGATGTTAAGTTAATGTCAACATCATAG
- a CDS encoding nucleotidyltransferase family protein, whose translation MEPIRRIELLRDWRSLINMVLPILRKYGIECYVFGSVVTGRITGSSDIDILLVIESEDPLDIKVRIIEEIEDRFGELAYLFDIKVVNARDRDKPPYTWFLRGAVRIF comes from the coding sequence ATGGAGCCTATAAGGAGGATTGAACTACTTAGGGATTGGAGGTCGTTGATTAATATGGTTCTACCGATACTTAGGAAGTACGGTATTGAGTGTTACGTCTTTGGTTCCGTGGTCACGGGCAGGATCACAGGATCAAGTGACATAGATATTCTTTTAGTGATTGAAAGTGAGGACCCATTGGATATTAAGGTCAGGATAATCGAGGAGATTGAGGACAGGTTTGGCGAATTGGCTTACTTATTCGATATCAAGGTCGTTAATGCGAGGGATAGGGATAAGCCACCATACACCTGGTTCTTGAGGGGTGCTGTCAGGATCTTTTGA
- a CDS encoding retroviral-like aspartic protease family protein → MGHVYVDIELIGGKGVGRFRALVDTGATYTVVPRRVAEELGITSTGKRVKVVTARGEVVLEEGIAVIRLMGEERTNVVLIGDEIEQLLIGVTTLESFGLRVDLTTGRLERIGVLLLTLYQ, encoded by the coding sequence GTGGGTCATGTGTATGTTGATATTGAGTTAATTGGCGGTAAGGGTGTTGGTAGGTTCAGGGCGCTTGTGGATACTGGAGCCACGTATACCGTGGTTCCGAGAAGGGTCGCTGAGGAGTTGGGCATAACCAGCACCGGTAAGCGCGTCAAAGTGGTGACCGCCAGGGGCGAGGTCGTGCTTGAGGAGGGCATTGCCGTTATTAGGCTTATGGGTGAGGAGAGGACTAACGTAGTTCTGATCGGCGATGAGATCGAGCAGTTACTGATTGGGGTGACCACGCTGGAGTCCTTCGGCCTTAGGGTGGACCTAACCACTGGTAGGCTGGAGAGGATTGGCGTGTTGCTCCTAACCCTATATCAATAG
- a CDS encoding ATP-binding protein has protein sequence MLFSTEPKTSLEELFDREVEVERFRRGLNERLILVLGVRRVGKSSLVLSVLNSLGIDYVFIDVRKLYDNVSRKVPAERIYDELKSSLHRLSLWERVKDIVNEVDSGGGRPCSFWGGVGFLG, from the coding sequence TTGCTCTTCAGCACGGAACCTAAGACATCGTTAGAGGAGCTTTTTGACAGGGAAGTTGAGGTTGAGAGGTTTAGGAGGGGTCTTAATGAGAGATTGATTCTGGTGCTTGGTGTTAGGAGAGTTGGTAAATCAAGTCTCGTACTCTCGGTGCTTAATTCCTTAGGGATTGACTACGTATTTATCGATGTGAGGAAACTCTATGACAATGTCTCGAGGAAGGTACCAGCGGAGAGGATATACGATGAATTGAAATCATCATTACATAGGCTCAGCCTTTGGGAGAGAGTTAAGGATATCGTTAATGAGGTTGATAGTGGTGGTGGCAGGCCTTGCTCCTTCTGGGGTGGGGTAGGGTTTTTAGGTTGA
- a CDS encoding retroviral-like aspartic protease family protein, which yields MGEVWVRIRIGSLDGSIVKDVDALVDTGATDTAVPRDLAEELRLPMFYRDVAETAKGEVEYVASSALVEVEGRRKIVPVMVIGSLDKVLIGQTTLETLNLMVDPSTGRLVRKRKGALLY from the coding sequence ATGGGCGAGGTCTGGGTCAGGATTAGGATTGGCTCGTTGGATGGTTCTATCGTTAAGGATGTGGATGCCTTGGTCGATACTGGGGCCACGGACACGGCGGTGCCCAGGGACTTGGCTGAGGAGTTGAGGTTACCCATGTTTTATAGGGACGTTGCCGAGACGGCGAAGGGTGAGGTCGAGTATGTGGCTAGCTCGGCGTTGGTTGAGGTTGAGGGTCGTAGGAAGATTGTGCCTGTGATGGTGATTGGCAGTTTAGATAAGGTCCTCATTGGACAGACAACCTTGGAGACTCTAAACTTAATGGTCGATCCGAGCACGGGTAGGCTAGTCAGGAAGAGAAAGGGAGCCCTGCTCTATTAG
- a CDS encoding RNA-guided endonuclease InsQ/TnpB family protein codes for MASFPGELLENGEWGPTTPAIPGEGVREVEFSNVRTNVVRLLPNGFQDRKLRRLANISAKLFNEVNYERRQQFFRGEQVDFKGTWKKYYEKYKGILGVNAQAVLQKNNEAWSSFFSLLKLKKERKLPRFLKPNPPGYWKDMETRRRKLILVIRQDRYEVDEQRHVIILKDFKMEIEFAGRLRWFGKQGRLEIHYDETRNAWYASIPVEVGVEETRTGKRSKYIVRGERRSIQIATPKGSKVASIDLGVNVLASVVVSDGTWLLYRGVRAKEDYFYFQRRISEIQSWLDKNKDRLLDDAIEEVRREVGRLHGKLRRRLLHLYRNLASHLIKKLHELGVSTIYLGYPFNIAQENGNKFTVNMWSYRKLMEVIELKAQEYGIKVYEVLEYNTSKYCAYHGVEVNRQPRGVVNCPMGHKLHADLNGALNIMKKATNPVVPAIKKPLSFLVLHNRVAPTKGV; via the coding sequence ATGGCATCCTTCCCCGGTGAACTCTTGGAAAATGGGGAGTGGGGGCCGACTACTCCCGCAATACCGGGGGAGGGCGTCCGTGAGGTGGAATTCTCGAATGTTAGGACAAACGTTGTTCGTCTATTACCCAACGGTTTTCAGGATAGGAAGTTGAGGAGACTTGCTAACATCTCGGCTAAGTTATTTAACGAGGTTAATTATGAAAGGAGGCAACAGTTCTTCCGTGGGGAACAAGTGGATTTTAAGGGGACGTGGAAAAAGTATTATGAGAAGTATAAGGGAATACTAGGTGTTAATGCCCAGGCGGTGCTTCAGAAGAATAATGAGGCTTGGTCCTCATTCTTCTCCCTATTGAAGCTTAAGAAGGAGAGGAAATTACCACGTTTCCTAAAGCCAAACCCACCTGGCTACTGGAAGGATATGGAGACTAGAAGGAGGAAACTAATACTAGTTATTAGACAAGATAGGTATGAGGTTGATGAGCAGAGGCATGTAATCATCCTCAAGGATTTTAAAATGGAGATTGAATTCGCTGGTAGGTTGAGGTGGTTTGGTAAGCAGGGTAGGCTCGAGATACACTATGACGAAACCAGGAATGCTTGGTACGCCTCAATACCTGTCGAGGTTGGTGTTGAGGAAACAAGGACTGGTAAGAGGAGTAAGTACATCGTGAGGGGAGAAAGGAGGAGTATACAAATCGCTACTCCTAAAGGGAGTAAGGTTGCTTCAATTGACTTGGGTGTTAACGTTTTGGCGAGTGTGGTGGTTAGTGATGGGACGTGGTTGCTGTACAGGGGTGTTAGGGCTAAGGAGGACTACTTCTACTTCCAGAGGAGGATTTCTGAAATTCAATCCTGGCTGGATAAGAATAAGGACAGGCTCCTTGATGACGCAATTGAGGAGGTAAGGAGGGAGGTAGGGAGACTTCATGGCAAGCTAAGGAGGAGGTTGCTCCACCTCTACAGAAACCTGGCATCCCACCTCATTAAAAAGCTCCATGAACTAGGCGTCTCAACCATCTACCTTGGCTACCCATTCAACATTGCCCAGGAGAATGGTAACAAGTTCACGGTGAACATGTGGTCATACCGCAAGTTAATGGAGGTCATTGAACTAAAGGCACAGGAGTACGGCATTAAGGTGTATGAGGTCCTTGAATACAACACGTCTAAATACTGTGCTTACCATGGTGTTGAGGTTAATAGACAACCGAGGGGTGTTGTTAACTGCCCAATGGGTCATAAATTGCATGCTGACCTAAACGGCGCACTGAACATAATGAAGAAAGCCACAAACCCAGTGGTCCCAGCAATTAAAAAACCACTATCTTTCCTTGTCCTTCATAACAGAGTAGCACCCACAAAAGGGGTGTAA
- a CDS encoding 30S ribosomal protein S4: MGDPKRSRKKYLGGKPRRLWNRQLLEEELRLIGEYGLRNKRELWLARTLLREIKHRARSLLSMPAEQRARLETEFKARLFRAGFIPEQEIPLDAVLSLDVRAILDRRLQSIVYRRGLAKTIYEARQLVTHGHIAVDGRVVKSPGYLVPRGLEDKVIYAITSPILKRLLTQQQGTTTQPA, from the coding sequence ATGGGCGATCCAAAGAGATCAAGGAAGAAGTACCTTGGTGGTAAGCCGAGGAGGCTTTGGAATAGGCAGTTGCTTGAGGAGGAGCTTAGGTTGATTGGTGAGTACGGCCTTAGGAATAAGAGGGAGCTTTGGCTCGCGAGGACACTGCTCAGGGAAATAAAGCACAGGGCCAGGTCACTGCTCTCAATGCCCGCTGAGCAGAGAGCTAGGCTTGAGACTGAGTTCAAGGCTAGGCTGTTTAGGGCTGGTTTTATTCCCGAACAGGAAATACCGCTTGATGCCGTGTTATCACTTGACGTAAGGGCAATACTGGATAGGAGGTTGCAATCCATTGTTTATAGGAGGGGTTTGGCCAAGACGATTTATGAGGCAAGGCAGTTGGTAACTCATGGGCATATTGCCGTTGATGGCAGGGTAGTCAAATCACCAGGTTACCTGGTGCCAAGGGGCCTTGAGGATAAGGTGATCTATGCAATAACAAGCCCGATACTGAAGAGACTATTAACACAGCAACAAGGCACTACGACGCAGCCCGCATAA